A DNA window from Armatimonadota bacterium contains the following coding sequences:
- a CDS encoding MFS transporter, which translates to MSGEAVAVAHDHASGFLGLMRNRNYALLWSGQLVSEMGNRFHWVAVSLWVYALTQSAGAVSLAISSMFVGSLLVSLWAGALVDRLNRKVILVAADLARGALVALIPTLIPISLWLVYLDLVLISVATAFFRPAIFAIVPQVVPRRDLMPANSFFTAMDTGTEILGPILAGFLAQSYGYAPLLYLDSMTYFFSALCVVSMNLSQERRVPPGLDLRAVWGSVVEGLRYIRRDELQRGLFVLIFPATLVGAGLNALQTPLAKGAVGITDAEFGTFQSVWGLGFVVASLLLGWYGGAFRKSRLIIAGYFLGFLATGLMGFSAAYTALLLTAFAVGFANTLYYVGLGTVLMEYTPSELMGRVVSTRQLALAVTRVSSPLIFGAVAEIAGIREAIYIMAAVGAVGTLTAVWRYPSVRQFDRDWQTSGPWLSALLKPFVEPVDPEFQEAPQRWLNVLSLLVAALGWLIIAFANLMAALALLVAAVGIGILGSRLKRYGWLR; encoded by the coding sequence GTGTCGGGTGAGGCCGTCGCCGTAGCGCACGACCACGCATCGGGTTTCCTCGGCCTGATGCGGAACCGGAACTACGCGTTGCTGTGGTCCGGACAGCTCGTCTCGGAGATGGGCAACCGGTTCCACTGGGTGGCGGTGTCGCTCTGGGTGTACGCTCTCACCCAGTCCGCCGGGGCCGTCTCACTGGCGATCTCCTCGATGTTCGTGGGCAGCTTGCTGGTGAGTCTGTGGGCGGGAGCCCTGGTCGATCGGCTCAACCGGAAAGTCATCCTCGTCGCCGCCGACCTCGCGCGCGGCGCCCTGGTGGCGCTGATTCCCACGCTCATCCCGATCAGCCTCTGGCTCGTTTACCTGGATCTGGTGCTCATCTCCGTGGCCACCGCCTTCTTCCGGCCGGCCATCTTTGCCATCGTGCCGCAGGTCGTACCGCGGCGCGACCTCATGCCCGCCAACTCCTTTTTCACGGCCATGGACACCGGGACGGAGATTCTCGGCCCCATCCTGGCGGGATTTCTCGCCCAATCCTACGGGTACGCGCCGCTGCTGTACCTGGACAGCATGACCTACTTCTTCTCGGCGCTGTGCGTCGTGTCCATGAACTTGAGCCAGGAACGCCGTGTCCCGCCCGGCCTGGACCTCCGGGCGGTGTGGGGCAGCGTGGTGGAAGGGCTGCGGTACATCCGGCGAGATGAGCTCCAGCGCGGGCTGTTCGTCCTCATCTTCCCGGCCACCCTGGTCGGAGCGGGCCTCAACGCCCTGCAGACCCCGCTGGCCAAAGGAGCCGTCGGTATCACCGATGCGGAGTTCGGTACGTTTCAGAGCGTGTGGGGCCTCGGCTTCGTCGTCGCCTCACTCCTCCTGGGATGGTACGGAGGGGCCTTCCGCAAGAGCCGGCTGATCATCGCGGGATACTTTCTGGGTTTCCTGGCCACGGGACTGATGGGATTTAGCGCCGCCTACACCGCCCTGTTGCTCACCGCCTTTGCCGTTGGCTTCGCCAACACTCTGTACTACGTCGGGCTCGGCACCGTCTTGATGGAGTACACTCCCAGCGAACTCATGGGCCGGGTCGTCTCCACCCGCCAGCTGGCCCTGGCCGTAACCCGGGTCTCGTCGCCGCTGATTTTCGGAGCGGTCGCCGAGATCGCCGGAATCCGGGAGGCCATCTACATTATGGCCGCAGTCGGGGCGGTCGGCACGCTCACCGCGGTCTGGCGCTATCCGTCGGTGCGGCAGTTCGACCGCGACTGGCAGACGTCCGGCCCCTGGCTGTCCGCCCTCCTCAAGCCCTTCGTGGAGCCCGTGGATCCCGAGTTTCAGGAGGCGCCCCAGCGCTGGCTCAATGTGCTCTCGCTCCTCGTGGCGGCCCTCGGCTGGCTGATCATTGCCTTCGCCAACCTTATGGCGGCTCTGGCCCTCCTCGTGGCGGCCGTGGGTATCGGGATCCTGGGGTCCAGGCTGAAGCGGTATGGATGGCTCCGGTGA
- a CDS encoding HD domain-containing protein — protein sequence MAREVGNAGGSGFFMEVLPKSLQLYIIGIIVAAASTLWVLLPSIPLDSTSELTLFLVLIAIASMFPIPDPRGGFITAAAILFYVMISLYGPGTGLIVAGPGYAVGAAISRRWIPWRTLSNGAQMGLSVAAAGVAFRLGGGSLSNPDFRSLLLPLAAAVLTFQLVNNLLVAIYFNRLRGMPLIPTWLSDVKELLVSNLLSIPTAALLAILYKTAGPAVLLAYLVYLPLQRRAHVLYLQQKRIYDQAINSLVLAIDANFPQGKGHSRRVASIAAAIARQMRLSDREVETIELAALLHDVGLIGIDMSNENDTLSDLSGRFKEHTLIGAELVRELPQRGVANIVKYHHEKLDGTGYPDGLKGSEIPLGARIVAVAEVFDSRLSDESLRESPQLAEVALKQIRSEAGKSFDPRVVDALASAVMSGAIDWMSLQRVDEDSDPLRRGAAQTQ from the coding sequence GTGGCGAGAGAGGTTGGTAATGCTGGCGGTTCGGGTTTTTTTATGGAAGTCCTACCTAAGAGCCTGCAATTATACATCATAGGGATTATCGTTGCTGCTGCCAGCACTTTATGGGTCTTACTTCCTAGCATCCCCCTTGATTCGACCAGTGAACTAACATTGTTTCTTGTTCTCATTGCGATTGCCTCCATGTTTCCCATCCCAGATCCGCGGGGTGGCTTCATTACAGCTGCGGCCATCCTCTTCTATGTGATGATAAGTCTTTACGGTCCCGGGACGGGTCTCATTGTCGCTGGGCCTGGGTACGCGGTCGGCGCCGCAATATCTAGGCGGTGGATCCCATGGCGCACTTTATCAAATGGCGCTCAAATGGGCTTGAGTGTGGCTGCCGCAGGTGTGGCATTTCGCCTTGGCGGCGGCAGTCTTTCAAACCCGGACTTTCGGTCCCTGCTTCTTCCGCTTGCGGCAGCTGTTCTGACCTTTCAGTTGGTAAACAATCTCCTTGTAGCGATCTACTTCAATAGATTGCGGGGAATGCCACTAATACCTACATGGCTTTCGGACGTGAAGGAGCTCTTAGTCTCCAATCTCCTGAGTATTCCCACGGCCGCCCTTCTGGCTATCCTTTACAAGACAGCGGGCCCGGCAGTGCTCCTAGCTTACCTCGTATACCTCCCGCTGCAGCGACGAGCCCACGTCCTGTATCTCCAGCAAAAGCGGATATATGACCAGGCAATCAACTCGCTTGTGCTTGCTATTGACGCTAACTTCCCGCAAGGTAAGGGCCACTCGCGCCGTGTGGCAAGCATCGCAGCCGCTATCGCCCGTCAAATGAGGTTATCGGACAGAGAGGTTGAGACGATTGAATTGGCTGCTTTGCTGCATGATGTAGGACTCATTGGCATCGATATGTCAAACGAAAATGACACTCTGTCCGATCTTAGTGGGAGGTTCAAAGAACATACTCTGATTGGTGCGGAACTAGTGCGTGAGTTACCTCAAAGGGGCGTTGCTAACATCGTAAAATACCATCATGAAAAGCTCGATGGCACGGGCTATCCGGATGGCCTCAAGGGAAGTGAGATTCCTCTCGGTGCGCGTATTGTCGCGGTTGCCGAAGTCTTCGACTCTAGGCTTTCGGATGAATCCCTCCGGGAATCCCCTCAACTAGCCGAGGTGGCCCTGAAACAGATACGAAGCGAAGCGGGAAAGTCTTTCGATCCTCGGGTCGTCGATGCACTGGCATCAGCGGTTATGTCCGGAGCCATAGATTGGATGAGTTTACAACGCGTGGACGAGGATAGCGATCCTCTCCGCCGAGGAGCAGCCCAGACCCAATGA
- a CDS encoding HD-GYP domain-containing protein, whose translation MTSFYSLLMQAFGIFSVLASAMLVFIHGMGRDTALLSLIGVAAGWLRFSLAPAGYLTLSPVVFFLSLLIGAPWDALVVGIVSIVLGTVVFHRSQATMREVGEESVPLLVALIAYYFAGAIISRDPSQQVLFPYLAAAIAYVGARFVVGMTSAYAREGIAPTSYLSDAGKDGVVNLALHAFIALALRHFLFDEYGYFPLVLAIVALLELYHPWKLLSEQDAILFANLAMIAQAIDVKDPYTARHSRNVARIAVRIARAMKLPESEVRKVRIGALMHDIGKIGVSTGIIRKPARLDPDEERSMRAHPVISADIIQPIELLEKTAEIVRHHHEHWDGSGYPKGLRGEEIPVGARVVLVADAFDAMTTDRPYRRGRSKQEALAVLKEHAGKQFDAGVVRALETVIDAL comes from the coding sequence ATGACTAGCTTCTACAGCCTGCTCATGCAGGCCTTTGGCATCTTTTCGGTTCTTGCGTCTGCAATGCTCGTCTTCATTCATGGAATGGGGCGAGATACAGCGCTCTTATCTCTGATTGGAGTAGCGGCTGGCTGGCTGAGGTTCAGCCTGGCGCCTGCCGGTTATCTCACACTCTCGCCAGTAGTTTTTTTCCTTTCTCTTCTTATAGGAGCTCCGTGGGATGCCCTCGTCGTTGGGATCGTCTCGATCGTTTTAGGGACCGTCGTGTTCCATCGATCGCAAGCTACGATGCGGGAAGTCGGCGAGGAGTCTGTCCCACTACTTGTTGCGCTTATTGCGTACTACTTTGCCGGGGCGATTATCTCTAGAGATCCTTCGCAGCAGGTGCTTTTTCCTTATCTGGCAGCAGCGATTGCATACGTGGGGGCAAGATTTGTCGTCGGCATGACCAGTGCGTACGCCAGAGAGGGCATCGCACCTACGTCGTATCTTTCAGATGCTGGAAAGGACGGTGTAGTGAATCTCGCGCTACATGCCTTTATCGCTCTCGCGCTTCGGCACTTTCTCTTCGACGAGTACGGATATTTCCCGCTAGTTCTAGCAATTGTTGCACTTCTTGAGCTTTATCATCCTTGGAAGCTGCTTAGCGAACAGGATGCGATTCTTTTTGCAAACCTAGCAATGATAGCCCAGGCTATAGACGTAAAGGACCCCTACACTGCGAGGCATTCGCGGAACGTAGCTCGAATCGCCGTCAGGATAGCGCGAGCAATGAAGCTGCCTGAAAGTGAAGTGCGAAAAGTCCGAATCGGAGCCCTGATGCACGACATTGGGAAGATTGGTGTTAGCACGGGAATAATTCGGAAGCCGGCAAGACTTGATCCCGATGAGGAGCGGTCGATGCGGGCTCATCCGGTGATAAGCGCAGACATAATACAGCCAATTGAGTTGCTTGAGAAGACTGCCGAAATCGTCCGACATCATCATGAACACTGGGATGGTTCGGGTTATCCGAAGGGGTTAAGGGGTGAGGAAATTCCGGTGGGTGCGCGAGTCGTACTTGTTGCGGATGCGTTTGACGCTATGACGACAGATCGGCCGTACAGACGTGGTCGGTCAAAGCAGGAAGCCCTAGCGGTGCTTAAGGAGCACGCAGGGAAGCAGTTTGATGCCGGCGTAGTCCGAGCCCTAGAAACTGTAATCGACGCCCTTTAA
- a CDS encoding BTAD domain-containing putative transcriptional regulator encodes MDYVGWVVDAESKRLKVTFLGPFRACAGECEIIFPTKKATSLFALLLLRRGRRLSRESITASLWPELDENQARRSLSMSLWRIRRELRRWQNVAVHSGRDGVQLNCTDVDVDLDRFRESVARAAVSRDEERRQLLIEAEAAYTGDFLEGILDDWCEEERRALKTTYEGVLREIGTACLETADYGSAIEHLEKLVRLSPYDEDAHRELMRAYYMAGKRGAALSHFQRMKQNFAEELQSSPSAATIQLYEHIRASADWLLPSASKSHYADDVKSAPADSFAIVPLIGRGREADRICRALDHGLEGRGSSVLICGDIGVGKTKLIDAVTVEARLRGFDVFIGVCPDLEYPSPYQVLIQALWPRIRGRLVSGGASAKYLYQIGGGSPFPSASSLEEPDASRGQAEGSVINEYVADLLRSALVSPRATLLILEDIHRIDRASEGFLVNLLGRLPAARVVVVLSARRGERDSERIISTLLAAGAEVMELAPLAEDDVARLVEMLLGRVTPIRRFAGFVHRRTGGVPLFVVELTKFLVSEKYVRRTPEGAWVFDERSVTADNWRLPSQVMETIRRRILRLLPEAQRFLGVAAVIGSEVPYEVLEHLLGIPEDRFIETVEDLSRSRLLLESEGGLRFPHESIRMAALNTLSRTRLRKLHSKVAAILEVLAPGRTSDIGWHHAEAGNLVKAAQFFELSGDRARNFHANEDAVRYYSHAISSIEASCRESQQSLRHLASVLLKRCEVLDLVGERAQQAQDIDSVIRIAVRLGDPSLRGQGLYLLSQVQARLNLNADALKSASEAEYLFRIARDMRGRALAAQSAGLVYVNLRNEREAGRALRRSVELFRNLGDQAGEARSLVHLGTVMTIARDSRTSMQCLNRAERVLRGLGDKRSLAWAVMQKGVLCRYVGQVARSEELLMEGVRLMQEIGDKIGEARGRSQLSCTRVAMGKLRDGLRDAITASRLARESRDVRAMIVILNNAAYTTLRCLGNFARAQECARAAIRMVSRDGGAENKATYYDTMAAVLLDKGDSGGALRWGKQAYVLHARRKGHFGFVGDEIAYHLGLAYLRLGKVGSAEHYFNRAVNSWRRSGDLVGLIHGVSALGELGLARGRIDEALEAAREVQKLLRKVDGLEQIQQVYWTQYRIYSAAGARVAARRALRRACAEIGRQADTLKGRSRRRFLAIPVHVEILREAEKHGMGIGDFRVGEWSWRPAPDPALRIDQRRQAILSLIAEGDISRKAIAGRLGVSERTVESDVAALRREGLIGGHGAQPRPI; translated from the coding sequence ATGGATTACGTGGGGTGGGTGGTGGACGCGGAGTCAAAGCGCCTCAAAGTTACTTTTCTCGGTCCCTTCCGTGCTTGCGCTGGAGAGTGTGAGATCATCTTTCCGACGAAGAAGGCGACCTCATTATTCGCTCTCTTGTTGCTCCGGCGCGGGCGGAGGCTGTCGCGAGAAAGCATCACTGCCTCTCTTTGGCCAGAATTGGACGAAAATCAAGCCCGCCGTAGCTTGAGCATGTCTCTTTGGAGGATCAGGCGAGAGCTGCGGCGATGGCAGAACGTCGCCGTGCATTCTGGGAGGGATGGAGTCCAGCTAAACTGCACTGACGTGGATGTTGACCTTGATCGATTCCGGGAGTCGGTTGCGCGGGCAGCAGTTAGCCGGGATGAGGAGCGGAGGCAGTTATTGATAGAGGCGGAGGCCGCCTACACCGGGGACTTTCTTGAAGGAATTCTAGATGACTGGTGCGAGGAAGAAAGGCGTGCATTAAAGACCACTTATGAAGGGGTACTGCGAGAAATAGGCACAGCCTGCCTGGAGACGGCGGATTACGGGTCGGCCATCGAACATTTGGAAAAGCTCGTGCGTTTGAGTCCCTACGACGAAGATGCGCATAGGGAATTGATGCGCGCGTACTACATGGCGGGGAAGCGAGGGGCTGCACTATCCCACTTCCAGCGGATGAAGCAGAATTTTGCTGAGGAATTGCAGTCATCTCCATCTGCAGCGACCATCCAATTGTACGAGCACATTCGAGCTTCCGCAGATTGGTTGCTTCCAAGTGCAAGCAAGTCACACTATGCTGACGACGTGAAAAGCGCGCCAGCGGATTCATTCGCCATCGTTCCTCTGATCGGACGGGGGCGTGAAGCCGATAGAATATGTCGGGCCCTTGACCACGGGCTGGAAGGGAGAGGTTCTTCGGTTCTCATCTGTGGTGACATAGGCGTTGGTAAGACAAAGCTTATTGATGCAGTCACGGTTGAAGCACGGCTGAGAGGTTTTGACGTTTTTATTGGCGTTTGTCCTGATCTCGAATATCCGTCTCCATATCAAGTCTTAATCCAGGCGCTGTGGCCGCGGATTCGGGGACGTCTTGTGTCTGGAGGTGCCTCTGCGAAGTATCTCTACCAGATTGGTGGTGGGAGTCCTTTCCCATCCGCTTCCTCGTTGGAAGAGCCAGATGCGTCGCGTGGACAGGCAGAAGGCTCCGTTATCAACGAGTACGTCGCAGACCTACTACGGAGCGCGTTGGTCTCTCCTCGTGCGACGCTGTTGATACTCGAAGATATCCATCGGATTGACAGGGCTTCTGAGGGGTTCCTTGTGAATTTGCTGGGTCGGCTCCCAGCCGCACGGGTCGTTGTCGTCTTGTCTGCCAGGCGGGGAGAGCGTGACTCGGAGCGGATCATCTCAACATTGCTGGCTGCTGGTGCTGAGGTTATGGAGCTAGCTCCGCTTGCGGAGGACGACGTTGCAAGATTGGTGGAAATGCTTCTGGGACGCGTAACACCCATACGGCGATTCGCCGGGTTTGTGCATCGTCGGACCGGGGGTGTACCGCTGTTTGTGGTCGAATTGACAAAGTTTCTAGTGTCGGAGAAGTATGTACGGAGAACGCCAGAGGGCGCCTGGGTATTTGACGAGAGGTCGGTGACAGCCGATAATTGGCGCCTACCTTCTCAAGTGATGGAGACAATACGAAGACGCATCTTGAGGTTGTTACCTGAAGCACAACGGTTTCTTGGGGTTGCCGCGGTGATCGGGTCAGAAGTTCCGTATGAAGTACTCGAACATCTTCTTGGCATTCCGGAGGACAGGTTTATTGAGACGGTGGAGGATCTTAGCAGGAGCCGTTTACTTCTTGAGTCTGAAGGCGGATTGAGATTTCCTCATGAAAGCATCAGAATGGCCGCCTTGAACACGCTGAGCCGGACGAGATTGCGGAAGCTGCATTCGAAGGTAGCTGCGATTCTTGAGGTACTCGCGCCAGGCAGAACCTCGGACATCGGTTGGCACCACGCTGAGGCGGGAAATCTTGTTAAGGCTGCACAATTCTTTGAGCTATCCGGTGACAGGGCTCGGAATTTTCACGCCAATGAGGATGCTGTACGTTACTACTCCCACGCGATCTCGTCGATCGAGGCTAGTTGTAGAGAATCCCAGCAATCCCTGAGGCACTTGGCATCGGTTCTCTTGAAGAGGTGTGAAGTTCTTGATCTGGTCGGAGAGCGTGCACAACAGGCACAAGACATAGACTCGGTCATCAGGATAGCGGTAAGGCTTGGAGATCCGTCTTTGCGCGGGCAAGGTTTGTATCTCCTGAGCCAAGTGCAAGCCCGGCTGAATTTGAATGCGGACGCGCTCAAATCTGCATCCGAGGCTGAATACCTGTTTCGTATCGCGAGGGATATGAGGGGTAGGGCACTGGCTGCCCAGTCGGCTGGCCTTGTTTACGTCAACTTGCGAAATGAAAGAGAGGCTGGCCGAGCATTGCGCCGTTCTGTCGAACTGTTCAGGAATTTGGGTGATCAAGCTGGCGAAGCTCGATCCCTTGTTCACTTGGGAACGGTAATGACGATCGCTCGGGACAGCAGAACGAGCATGCAATGTCTTAACAGGGCGGAGAGAGTCTTGCGGGGTTTGGGCGACAAGAGATCCCTGGCCTGGGCCGTGATGCAGAAGGGTGTCCTCTGTCGCTATGTTGGACAGGTCGCCCGCTCGGAGGAACTCTTGATGGAAGGCGTGAGGCTGATGCAGGAAATTGGCGACAAGATCGGCGAGGCCAGAGGTAGGTCGCAGTTGTCGTGCACCCGAGTTGCGATGGGAAAACTCCGAGATGGACTGCGCGATGCAATCACAGCGAGCCGCTTGGCCCGGGAATCTCGTGACGTTCGTGCAATGATAGTTATACTCAATAATGCTGCCTACACAACTCTGAGGTGTTTGGGTAACTTTGCTCGGGCGCAAGAGTGCGCACGAGCTGCGATTCGAATGGTCTCTAGGGATGGAGGGGCGGAGAATAAAGCCACCTATTACGATACGATGGCTGCTGTCCTACTGGACAAGGGAGATTCGGGCGGGGCATTGCGCTGGGGGAAGCAGGCGTACGTTCTCCATGCGAGGCGAAAGGGGCACTTTGGTTTTGTGGGTGACGAGATTGCTTATCACCTCGGTCTTGCCTACTTGCGGCTAGGCAAGGTGGGTTCGGCTGAGCATTATTTCAACCGGGCGGTGAACAGCTGGCGGCGCAGTGGAGACCTCGTTGGGCTCATTCACGGAGTAAGTGCTTTGGGGGAACTAGGCTTGGCCAGAGGGAGGATCGACGAGGCCCTGGAAGCGGCGCGGGAAGTGCAGAAGTTGCTTCGAAAGGTTGACGGGCTGGAGCAAATTCAGCAGGTGTACTGGACCCAGTACAGGATTTACAGTGCGGCGGGGGCGCGGGTCGCCGCCAGGCGGGCGCTGAGGCGGGCGTGCGCCGAGATCGGGAGGCAGGCCGATACCCTGAAGGGGCGGTCCCGACGGCGGTTCCTGGCGATTCCGGTCCATGTGGAGATCCTGAGGGAGGCCGAGAAGCACGGGATGGGGATCGGGGACTTCAGGGTGGGGGAGTGGAGTTGGCGGCCCGCTCCCGATCCGGCATTGCGCATCGATCAGCGAAGGCAGGCGATCCTGAGCCTTATCGCCGAAGGGGATATCAGCCGCAAGGCCATCGCCGGGCGGTTGGGTGTCTCCGAACGGACCGTGGAGAGTGATGTGGCCGCATTGCGGCGCGAGGGATTGATTGGTGGTCACGGCGCGCAGCCGCGGCCGATCTGA
- a CDS encoding lactate racemase domain-containing protein, whose translation MVTARSRGRSEFSPFAFPPEPFPLWEIRVTFPRPVAPFPSSIDAAVDALVPGRLAGKRIAVTAGSRGIRGIADILARVVARLKAVGAQPVVVAAMGSHGGATAEGQQRLLARLGITEAAVGAPILAEMDVVELGRTAEGLVAYCDRRAAECDGILVVNRIKPHTGFAEPIGSGLLKMLAVGLGKAPGAAQIHRQGPAGMAQAIEEIAAVFLASGKVLGGLAIIENAYDETADVVAVPPGEMATWERELFRRAKALMPRLPVDEADVLIVNEMGKNFSGTGMDVNIIGRWRLPGMPDPSVPRFSRIVVLRLSPESEGNAQGVGLADVVTRRLVDAIDPVTTYTNTITSTFLERGFIPITMPTDRDAIGAALASLALPDPGQARIVRIRNTLHLDRLWVSEAVLPALAGRPDVTVGAPVPLQFAADGTLADLA comes from the coding sequence GTGGTCACGGCGCGCAGCCGCGGCCGATCTGAGTTCTCTCCTTTCGCCTTTCCTCCGGAGCCGTTTCCGCTGTGGGAGATCCGGGTAACCTTCCCGCGGCCGGTCGCCCCCTTCCCCTCGAGCATCGACGCGGCGGTGGACGCCCTGGTCCCCGGCAGACTGGCGGGCAAACGTATCGCGGTCACAGCGGGCAGTCGGGGGATTCGGGGGATTGCCGACATCCTCGCCCGGGTCGTGGCACGGCTCAAAGCCGTCGGGGCCCAGCCGGTCGTCGTCGCGGCGATGGGCAGCCACGGCGGGGCGACGGCGGAGGGCCAGCAGCGGCTGCTCGCTCGCCTGGGTATCACCGAAGCGGCCGTCGGCGCGCCGATCCTCGCCGAGATGGATGTCGTCGAACTGGGGCGCACCGCAGAGGGGCTCGTCGCCTACTGCGATCGGCGGGCCGCGGAATGCGACGGGATCCTGGTCGTGAACCGGATCAAACCCCACACGGGATTCGCCGAACCGATCGGCAGCGGCCTGCTGAAGATGCTGGCCGTGGGCCTCGGGAAGGCGCCCGGCGCCGCGCAGATCCACCGCCAGGGGCCGGCCGGCATGGCCCAGGCGATCGAAGAGATCGCGGCGGTGTTCCTGGCCTCGGGGAAAGTCCTGGGCGGGCTGGCGATCATCGAGAACGCCTACGACGAGACGGCGGACGTCGTTGCCGTCCCCCCCGGGGAGATGGCGACGTGGGAGCGCGAGTTGTTCCGGCGGGCGAAGGCGCTGATGCCGCGCCTGCCGGTGGACGAAGCCGACGTGCTCATCGTGAACGAGATGGGCAAGAACTTCAGCGGCACCGGGATGGACGTCAACATCATCGGCCGGTGGCGGCTGCCGGGAATGCCGGATCCGTCCGTCCCCCGCTTCTCGCGCATCGTCGTCCTGCGGCTCTCCCCCGAATCCGAAGGGAACGCCCAGGGGGTCGGTCTTGCCGACGTCGTGACGCGCCGGCTGGTGGACGCCATCGACCCGGTTACCACCTACACGAACACGATCACGAGCACCTTCCTCGAGCGGGGGTTCATCCCCATCACGATGCCCACGGATCGGGACGCGATCGGGGCGGCGCTGGCCAGCCTGGCCCTGCCGGACCCCGGGCAGGCGCGGATCGTGCGCATCCGCAACACCCTGCACCTGGACCGGCTCTGGGTCTCCGAGGCCGTCCTGCCCGCGCTGGCAGGTCGCCCGGATGTGACCGTGGGCGCCCCCGTCCCCCTGCAGTTCGCGGCCGACGGCACGCTCGCCGATCTCGCGTGA
- a CDS encoding NAD-dependent deacylase has translation MTDAIAKAAAVLARARRIAALTGAGVSTESGLPDFRSPGGLWAGVDPMEVASLTAFQRRPQVFYDFYRRRLLALAGAKPNPAHYALVTLERFGLQAVITQNVDGLHQAAGSRRVIELHGNLREAACVACRAVRPIAVLTEALDRGELPTCSTCGGPLKPNVVLFEELLPAAAYAAAEQECRLADVLLVAGSSLQVTPAAWLPEVARESGAAILIVNDEPTPLDHRAEVVLRGRAGAVLPALAAAVSGQRGERETSR, from the coding sequence ATGACCGACGCCATCGCGAAGGCGGCGGCGGTGCTGGCCCGGGCGCGACGGATCGCCGCGCTCACGGGGGCGGGGGTCAGCACCGAGTCCGGACTTCCCGACTTTCGATCTCCGGGAGGCCTGTGGGCCGGGGTGGATCCCATGGAGGTGGCCAGCCTCACCGCCTTCCAGCGCCGGCCGCAGGTGTTCTACGACTTTTACCGTCGGCGCCTGCTGGCGCTGGCCGGGGCGAAGCCCAACCCGGCCCATTACGCCCTGGTGACCCTCGAGCGGTTCGGGCTCCAGGCTGTGATCACCCAGAACGTCGACGGCCTCCACCAGGCGGCGGGCAGCCGCCGCGTGATCGAACTGCACGGCAACCTGCGCGAGGCCGCCTGCGTGGCGTGCCGGGCGGTGCGCCCCATCGCCGTCCTGACTGAGGCCCTGGACCGCGGGGAGCTGCCGACATGCTCGACCTGCGGCGGGCCGTTGAAACCCAACGTGGTGCTCTTCGAGGAACTGCTGCCGGCAGCCGCCTACGCGGCCGCGGAACAGGAATGCCGTCTGGCGGACGTCCTGCTCGTCGCCGGATCCTCGCTGCAGGTCACCCCGGCGGCCTGGCTGCCCGAAGTGGCCAGGGAGAGCGGAGCGGCGATCCTCATCGTCAACGACGAGCCGACGCCCCTGGACCACCGGGCCGAGGTCGTCCTGCGCGGCCGGGCGGGAGCGGTGCTCCCAGCGCTGGCGGCTGCCGTCTCCGGCCAGCGCGGGGAGAGGGAGACGTCCCGGTAA
- a CDS encoding S-methyl-5'-thioadenosine phosphorylase, giving the protein MSLAEIGVIGGTGFYTLLEGAKAQRVETPYGPPSDVVTLAEVGGRKVAFLPRHGREHTLPPHAINYRANLWALKSLGCTRVLGPCAVGSLQPHIRPGDLVFCDQYVDRTTGRKDTFYDGPVITHVSMAEPYCPELRAVGLATARELEWRTHERGTVVVIQGPRFSTRSESRWFRDAGWEVINMTQYPEAALARELEMCYVNISLITDYDVGLEGEPGIEPVTAQEVLARFRENTARLRELILRIIPRIPAQRSCVCATALQQARL; this is encoded by the coding sequence ATGTCCCTGGCTGAGATCGGTGTCATCGGCGGTACCGGGTTCTATACCCTGCTGGAAGGGGCGAAAGCGCAGCGGGTCGAGACCCCCTACGGTCCCCCGAGCGACGTGGTCACGCTGGCGGAGGTGGGGGGGCGGAAGGTGGCATTTCTCCCCCGGCACGGACGGGAGCATACGCTGCCGCCCCACGCCATCAACTACCGGGCCAACCTCTGGGCCTTGAAGTCGCTGGGCTGCACGCGGGTTCTGGGGCCTTGCGCCGTGGGCAGCCTGCAGCCCCACATCCGCCCGGGGGATCTGGTGTTCTGCGATCAGTACGTCGACCGGACGACGGGCCGGAAGGACACCTTCTACGACGGGCCCGTCATCACCCACGTCAGCATGGCGGAGCCGTACTGCCCCGAGTTGCGGGCGGTCGGCCTGGCCACGGCCCGGGAACTGGAGTGGCGGACCCACGAGCGGGGGACGGTCGTCGTGATCCAGGGCCCGCGCTTTTCCACCCGCTCCGAGAGCCGCTGGTTCCGGGATGCGGGGTGGGAGGTGATCAACATGACCCAGTACCCCGAAGCGGCCCTGGCCCGGGAGCTGGAGATGTGTTATGTGAACATCTCGCTAATCACCGACTACGATGTAGGTTTGGAGGGCGAGCCCGGCATCGAACCGGTGACGGCGCAGGAGGTGCTGGCCCGGTTTCGGGAGAACACGGCGCGGCTGCGGGAGCTGATCCTGCGGATCATCCCGCGCATTCCGGCGCAACGGAGCTGCGTGTGCGCAACCGCGCTGCAACAGGCTCGGCTCTAG